A window of the Fibrobacter sp. UWH6 genome harbors these coding sequences:
- the pheT gene encoding phenylalanine--tRNA ligase subunit beta — translation MKVSLSWLKRHVDLPESVAEIEKALTSIGLEVEGIEEPGKVYDKLVVAKVLTCENHPDSDHLHITTVDNGKEVVQVVCGAPNVAAGQTVVLAPIGAELPMSDGTVLKMKKSKIRGVESFGMICAEDEIGLSDDHGGIMVLDDSIPAGTPFVSLGMYDVCFELNVTPNRPDALCHRGVARELAAKFGRELKPLAYNLVEEAEAASSAASVEVIPGCGCSRYTARVIKGVEVKQSPSWLAKLLHTVGMNSINNVVDVTNFILMDVGQPLHSFDMDQLKGSMIKVRRAVKGEKIQTIDHTDHELTEAELVICDGDRPVAVAGTMGGVESEIVDTTKNVLLESAYFNPTIVRKQAKRLGIGSDSSYRFERGIDTTTQDEYSKYACAMIQEVAGGKVLKGCVEYTGEDHQKELTKIDLRVSRVAKIIGMDIAADVIRKHLTSINLKLAAENGETMTFEIPGNRPDLEREVDLIEEVARLVGFDNIPYSLPKFTMQPNELPAVEVMNRKIRRTLSAMGLHECLNLRFTSKARTEALFGTNASDRRANPAALLNPLSEELGVVPTSLLPNLLKNVAENEKNRPGSVRLFEVAKGQFKRERADVRDNGFDESNLIALTVAGAFDVNPLNDKPAQIDFAAFKGLVQSFFKRCGLVVEFRVPEKLEAFMHPGKQTEIVCGKTVLGTMGALHPSVAKSFEIGYETYVMEANLDKMIEESHKKIIFQAFSRQVPSTRDISLEVAKSLTHEEIVARIKGLNPKNLAKISLKSIYEGEKIEAGKKNMVYSLTYQTMDRTLTDDEVNKAHNKLRDKLVANGDIVLR, via the coding sequence ATGAAAGTTTCTTTAAGTTGGCTGAAGCGTCACGTGGATCTGCCGGAATCTGTGGCAGAAATCGAAAAAGCATTGACTTCCATCGGTTTGGAAGTTGAAGGCATCGAAGAACCGGGTAAGGTTTACGACAAGCTGGTGGTGGCAAAGGTCCTCACCTGCGAAAACCATCCGGACAGCGATCACCTCCACATCACCACAGTCGACAACGGCAAGGAAGTTGTTCAGGTGGTTTGCGGCGCACCTAACGTTGCTGCAGGCCAGACCGTGGTTCTCGCTCCCATCGGTGCAGAACTGCCCATGAGCGACGGCACCGTCCTCAAGATGAAGAAGTCCAAGATCCGCGGCGTAGAAAGCTTCGGCATGATTTGCGCTGAAGACGAAATCGGCCTTTCCGACGACCACGGTGGCATCATGGTTCTGGACGACTCCATCCCCGCCGGCACTCCTTTCGTAAGCCTGGGCATGTACGACGTCTGCTTCGAACTGAACGTCACCCCCAACCGCCCCGACGCACTTTGCCACCGCGGTGTCGCCCGCGAACTGGCAGCCAAGTTCGGTCGCGAACTGAAGCCCCTGGCCTACAACCTGGTTGAAGAAGCAGAAGCCGCATCCTCCGCAGCATCTGTTGAAGTTATCCCCGGTTGCGGTTGCTCCCGCTATACCGCCCGCGTCATCAAGGGCGTTGAAGTCAAGCAGAGCCCCAGCTGGCTGGCTAAACTTCTCCACACCGTCGGCATGAACTCCATCAACAACGTTGTGGACGTTACCAACTTTATCCTCATGGACGTAGGTCAGCCCCTCCATAGCTTTGACATGGATCAGCTGAAGGGTTCCATGATCAAGGTCCGTCGCGCTGTGAAGGGCGAAAAGATCCAGACCATCGACCACACCGACCACGAACTGACCGAAGCTGAACTGGTCATTTGCGATGGCGACCGTCCCGTAGCCGTAGCCGGCACCATGGGCGGCGTAGAATCCGAAATTGTGGACACCACCAAGAACGTTCTCTTGGAAAGCGCCTACTTCAACCCCACCATCGTCCGTAAGCAGGCAAAGCGTCTGGGCATTGGCTCCGACTCCAGCTACCGCTTCGAACGTGGCATCGACACCACCACCCAGGACGAATACAGCAAGTACGCTTGCGCCATGATCCAGGAAGTGGCTGGCGGCAAGGTCCTGAAGGGTTGCGTGGAATACACCGGCGAAGACCACCAGAAGGAACTGACCAAGATTGACCTCCGTGTTTCCCGCGTTGCAAAGATCATCGGTATGGACATCGCTGCCGACGTGATCCGCAAGCACCTCACCAGCATCAACCTGAAGCTGGCTGCAGAGAACGGCGAAACCATGACCTTCGAAATTCCGGGTAACCGTCCGGACCTGGAACGCGAAGTTGACCTTATTGAAGAAGTGGCACGTCTCGTAGGCTTCGACAACATTCCTTACAGCCTGCCCAAGTTCACCATGCAGCCCAACGAACTGCCGGCTGTGGAAGTGATGAACAGAAAGATCCGCAGAACTCTCTCTGCCATGGGCCTCCATGAATGCTTGAACCTGCGCTTCACCAGCAAGGCTCGCACCGAGGCTCTCTTCGGCACCAACGCTTCTGACCGCCGCGCAAACCCTGCAGCACTTCTGAATCCGCTTTCCGAAGAACTGGGCGTTGTTCCAACTTCTCTCCTCCCCAACTTGCTGAAGAACGTTGCCGAAAATGAAAAGAATCGCCCCGGTTCCGTTCGCTTGTTCGAAGTGGCCAAGGGTCAGTTCAAGCGAGAACGTGCCGACGTCCGCGACAACGGCTTTGACGAATCCAACCTCATCGCCCTTACCGTTGCTGGTGCATTCGACGTGAACCCGCTGAACGACAAGCCCGCTCAGATTGACTTTGCCGCCTTCAAGGGTCTGGTCCAGTCTTTCTTCAAGCGCTGCGGTCTCGTTGTCGAATTCCGCGTTCCCGAAAAGTTGGAAGCCTTTATGCATCCGGGCAAGCAGACCGAAATCGTCTGCGGCAAGACCGTTCTCGGCACCATGGGCGCCCTGCATCCGTCTGTAGCCAAGTCCTTCGAAATCGGTTACGAAACCTATGTGATGGAAGCTAACCTGGACAAGATGATTGAAGAAAGCCACAAGAAGATTATCTTCCAGGCCTTCAGTCGTCAGGTTCCTTCTACCCGCGATATCTCCCTGGAAGTGGCAAAGAGCCTCACCCACGAAGAAATCGTCGCCCGCATCAAGGGTCTCAATCCCAAGAACCTTGCCAAGATTTCCCTCAAGAGTATCTACGAAGGTGAAAAGATTGAAGCCGGCAAGAAGAACATGGTCTATAGTCTGACCTACCAGACCATGGACCGCACCTTGACCGACGACGAAGTGAACAAGGCCCACAACAAGCTCCGCGACAAGCTGGTTGCTAACGGCGACATCGTTCTGAGATAG
- the dnaX gene encoding DNA polymerase III subunit gamma/tau: protein MAYVAMARKWRPQSFSDMVGQEHIAKTLQNAIEGGRLHHAFLFTGTRGVGKTTSARILARTLNCTGGDPLHPCGECPSCKDFAGGNPMDIFEIDAASNTGVDNIRDVIERVQYPPVIGKYKIFIIDEVHMLSTGAFNALLKTLEEPPEHVIFIFATTEVNKVPQTILSRVQRFDFKRLSVEQVRSRLRYICEQENINASDETLDVFAEKADGSMRDGLTYFDQAYAFTGSEMTAEAVRSVLGIPPVELFFTLINAIESHDLKACFHMVDDACKRGIEFTPLLDGFGKFLRNLLYSRLDAFTADALNVSDEMYSKYKSAVPGLGNVDILRISKMLIDLQGTLRYSTNPRLLVETTFARMAWLDRIVDLRRALAAINDPANASASADQEALKKKVTDVQNMLDAQEEAKALQQAAENPFAAMERGISGGYYGDVYSRYEVAAAWGSIRNRINDDGDFAFSVALNDSVLETGNIQETPFPIALTYVGDAGKDAWGPKQMEEHPEYLERLKQILENCLQTPVALSVKTRALNAQELHQRMQAQMSPYELDIQKEPGLQRLKELFNAELIYSRKSKRQVTVQQTEEDLEMAEQDN, encoded by the coding sequence ATGGCATACGTAGCAATGGCCCGTAAGTGGCGTCCGCAATCTTTCTCCGACATGGTCGGTCAGGAACACATCGCAAAAACCCTTCAGAATGCAATTGAAGGGGGCCGTCTTCACCACGCTTTCCTGTTTACCGGAACCCGCGGCGTCGGTAAGACCACCAGTGCCCGTATCCTCGCCCGTACTCTGAACTGCACCGGCGGCGACCCGCTCCACCCCTGTGGCGAATGCCCCAGCTGTAAGGACTTTGCCGGCGGCAATCCCATGGATATTTTCGAAATCGACGCCGCATCCAATACCGGTGTGGACAATATCCGCGACGTGATCGAACGTGTGCAGTACCCGCCTGTTATCGGCAAGTACAAGATTTTTATCATCGACGAAGTCCACATGCTTTCTACCGGTGCCTTCAACGCCTTGCTGAAGACTCTTGAAGAACCGCCTGAACATGTAATCTTTATCTTCGCCACCACCGAAGTCAACAAGGTGCCCCAGACTATTCTTAGCCGCGTGCAGCGTTTTGACTTCAAGCGCCTTTCTGTAGAACAGGTCCGCAGCCGTCTGCGCTACATTTGCGAACAGGAAAACATCAACGCCTCCGACGAAACTCTTGACGTGTTCGCCGAAAAGGCAGACGGTTCCATGCGTGACGGCCTCACCTATTTCGATCAGGCCTACGCCTTTACCGGCAGCGAAATGACCGCCGAAGCCGTACGCAGCGTTCTGGGCATTCCCCCTGTAGAACTGTTCTTCACGCTGATTAATGCCATCGAAAGCCACGACCTCAAGGCCTGCTTCCATATGGTCGATGACGCCTGCAAGCGCGGTATCGAATTTACTCCCCTGCTGGATGGTTTCGGCAAGTTCCTCCGTAACCTGCTGTACTCCCGTCTGGACGCCTTTACCGCCGACGCCCTGAACGTCTCCGACGAAATGTACTCCAAGTACAAGAGCGCCGTTCCCGGCCTTGGCAACGTAGACATCCTCCGCATTTCCAAGATGCTGATCGACCTCCAGGGTACACTGCGTTACAGCACCAACCCCCGCCTTCTGGTAGAAACAACATTCGCCCGAATGGCATGGCTCGACAGAATCGTCGACTTGAGGCGAGCTCTTGCCGCCATCAACGATCCCGCAAACGCCTCGGCCAGTGCTGACCAAGAGGCGCTAAAAAAAAAAGTAACTGATGTCCAGAATATGCTGGACGCCCAGGAAGAAGCCAAGGCACTCCAGCAAGCCGCAGAAAATCCCTTTGCCGCCATGGAAAGGGGCATCTCTGGAGGTTACTACGGCGACGTCTACAGCCGCTACGAAGTGGCTGCCGCCTGGGGTTCCATCAGAAACCGCATCAACGATGACGGAGACTTCGCCTTTTCTGTGGCCCTCAACGATTCCGTGCTTGAAACGGGCAACATCCAGGAAACCCCCTTCCCCATCGCCCTGACTTATGTAGGCGACGCCGGTAAAGACGCCTGGGGCCCCAAGCAGATGGAAGAACACCCGGAATACCTGGAACGTCTAAAGCAGATTCTGGAAAATTGCCTACAGACCCCGGTTGCACTCTCCGTGAAGACCCGTGCCCTCAACGCCCAGGAACTTCACCAACGAATGCAGGCCCAGATGTCCCCCTATGAACTGGATATCCAGAAGGAGCCGGGCCTCCAACGCCTCAAGGAACTTTTCAATGCGGAACTAATCTATTCCCGCAAGAGCAAGCGCCAGGTTACCGTGCAACAGACCGAAGAAGACCTCGAAATGGCGGAGCAGGACAACTAA
- a CDS encoding YbaB/EbfC family nucleoid-associated protein: MDMSKMLRDLQKMQSKMMKAQSDLKAQSFEAEAGGGMVKIAMNGKGVVTMIKINPDAVDKDDVEALEDLLMAAINSAVKKKDEATQSSISDITGGMKIPGLM; this comes from the coding sequence ATGGACATGAGCAAAATGTTGAGAGACCTTCAGAAGATGCAGAGCAAGATGATGAAGGCCCAGAGCGATCTTAAAGCCCAGAGTTTCGAAGCAGAAGCCGGTGGTGGTATGGTCAAGATCGCCATGAACGGTAAGGGCGTGGTCACCATGATCAAGATCAACCCGGATGCCGTAGACAAGGACGACGTGGAAGCCCTGGAAGACCTGCTCATGGCTGCCATCAACTCCGCTGTCAAGAAAAAAGATGAAGCCACCCAGTCCAGCATTTCCGACATTACAGGCGGCATGAAAATCCCCGGTTTGATGTAA
- a CDS encoding TolC family protein, whose amino-acid sequence MSKQLAISATMAVTIALSMAAQTFAGQVYTREEAIKVALENSSDVKSAEESLKKTQSAVSEGYGNAYPSIDLSAKVTRIFGLDDVKASSDMSDAMKGMAQNPDYGAPSAYDMAAAGGIDGLVSAMKAQGYRWQSSLGITATQILYAGGKVGTGIEIAKTAKLASEITLEKTKNDVRAQVDEAFNTVIFLDSSVAVTEETMELLQNAVDLATQAYQSGLGTELDVVRAQLELDGLKSGIEGLKKTQIVARNGILNIMGLPYDPEVKFTGEFRDPEKTPMPDLSMEGVKKRRKELAQLAAKEEIDTKLVDIEEGSFKPTVVLVGGVEYSNKQNEFYKWDAPNWDKNINKYIALAVTMNLFNGKQTTEKVAQAKSDLRSTQILKDQAERGFRLQIESCLSTLGNARQQIDMKKRSVELAQKNYDLTDAAFKVGRETQINLLTALVSLRKAKLEYFEALKNWNSAYEALLQATGEY is encoded by the coding sequence ATGTCTAAGCAACTTGCTATTTCGGCCACAATGGCTGTGACAATTGCCCTAAGCATGGCCGCTCAGACGTTCGCAGGACAGGTATATACCCGCGAAGAAGCTATCAAGGTGGCCCTTGAAAACTCATCCGATGTAAAATCTGCAGAAGAAAGCCTGAAAAAGACTCAGTCCGCAGTTAGCGAAGGCTACGGCAATGCATACCCCAGCATCGATCTCTCTGCCAAAGTGACCCGAATTTTCGGCCTGGATGACGTCAAGGCAAGTTCAGATATGTCCGATGCCATGAAGGGAATGGCACAAAACCCCGATTACGGTGCCCCCTCTGCCTATGATATGGCTGCCGCAGGCGGCATTGACGGACTTGTTTCCGCCATGAAAGCTCAAGGATACCGTTGGCAGTCCAGTTTGGGCATCACCGCCACCCAGATTCTTTACGCCGGCGGCAAGGTGGGTACCGGTATTGAAATTGCCAAGACAGCAAAGCTCGCCAGCGAAATCACCCTCGAAAAGACCAAGAATGACGTCCGCGCCCAGGTTGATGAAGCCTTCAACACCGTCATTTTCCTGGATAGTTCCGTTGCCGTCACCGAAGAGACCATGGAACTCCTCCAGAACGCCGTGGATTTGGCCACTCAGGCATACCAGAGCGGCCTCGGTACAGAACTGGACGTTGTCCGCGCCCAGCTGGAACTGGATGGCCTCAAGTCGGGTATCGAGGGCCTCAAGAAGACTCAGATCGTGGCACGCAACGGCATTCTCAACATCATGGGCCTCCCCTATGATCCCGAAGTAAAGTTCACTGGTGAATTCCGCGACCCCGAAAAGACCCCTATGCCGGACCTTTCCATGGAAGGTGTCAAGAAGCGCCGCAAGGAACTGGCTCAGCTTGCCGCCAAGGAAGAAATCGACACCAAGTTGGTTGACATCGAAGAAGGCAGTTTCAAGCCTACCGTTGTACTTGTGGGCGGTGTAGAATATTCAAACAAGCAGAATGAATTCTACAAGTGGGATGCACCTAACTGGGACAAGAACATCAACAAGTATATCGCTCTTGCCGTCACCATGAACCTCTTCAATGGTAAGCAGACCACCGAAAAGGTTGCCCAGGCAAAATCCGACTTGCGATCCACCCAGATTCTCAAGGACCAGGCAGAACGCGGATTCCGCCTGCAGATTGAATCCTGCCTCAGCACCCTCGGAAACGCACGTCAGCAAATCGACATGAAGAAACGTTCCGTAGAGCTGGCACAAAAAAATTACGATCTAACCGACGCAGCTTTTAAAGTTGGCCGAGAAACCCAGATAAACCTGCTTACCGCATTGGTAAGCCTGCGTAAGGCAAAGCTGGAATACTTCGAAGCCCTCAAGAACTGGAACTCCGCATACGAAGCTCTGCTCCAGGCAACCGGTGAATATTAA
- a CDS encoding efflux RND transporter periplasmic adaptor subunit, with protein MNKTVKTIVTLMAASLLFAGCDLKKDEKENKPKVATIEEIQKQNGKPARVVKATKAKLTDVRKFSGTIEGMQQTYAISKMNDPLAAINVKVGSNVTKDQVLAEYVRSADNTQLEQTKEQIALLEKATERMRDLHAKGGITQQDMDSQELQLKIAKMNLETLERANKILAPSSGVVTEMKFQVGQVPGQGTFCTIAKLDQVILKLNITSQDIGLFKKGAAATVTLADGKKVKGKVTTIPLAANPQTRFFPVEVTFDNKNKKLLPGMYITADMDMQQVSGVVVPAEAIVYRNGLNTVWTVDGEGNAKRKIVQVGVQANGDVQIVDGLSDGDVVMVEGQSKMNDGDKVLIVE; from the coding sequence ATGAACAAGACCGTTAAGACAATCGTAACTCTCATGGCAGCCTCCCTGCTTTTCGCCGGCTGCGACCTCAAAAAGGATGAAAAGGAAAACAAGCCCAAGGTTGCAACCATCGAAGAAATCCAGAAGCAGAATGGCAAGCCCGCTCGCGTCGTAAAGGCAACCAAGGCCAAGCTTACCGACGTGCGCAAGTTCAGCGGCACCATCGAAGGCATGCAGCAGACTTACGCCATTTCCAAGATGAACGATCCTCTCGCCGCAATCAACGTAAAGGTCGGCAGCAACGTCACGAAGGATCAGGTTCTCGCAGAATACGTACGTTCCGCAGACAACACCCAGTTGGAACAGACCAAGGAACAGATTGCCCTCCTGGAAAAGGCAACCGAACGTATGCGCGATCTCCACGCCAAGGGCGGCATCACTCAGCAGGATATGGATTCCCAGGAACTGCAGCTGAAGATCGCCAAGATGAACTTGGAAACTTTGGAACGTGCAAACAAGATTTTGGCACCTTCTTCCGGTGTCGTTACAGAAATGAAGTTCCAGGTGGGACAGGTTCCGGGACAGGGTACATTCTGCACCATCGCAAAGCTGGACCAGGTCATCCTGAAGCTGAACATTACCAGCCAGGACATCGGTCTTTTCAAGAAGGGCGCTGCAGCAACTGTTACCCTCGCCGACGGCAAGAAGGTGAAGGGTAAGGTGACCACTATTCCTCTGGCTGCCAATCCCCAGACCCGCTTCTTCCCTGTTGAAGTTACCTTCGATAACAAGAACAAGAAGCTCCTCCCCGGCATGTACATTACAGCGGACATGGACATGCAGCAGGTTAGCGGCGTAGTCGTTCCTGCCGAAGCAATCGTTTACCGCAACGGTCTTAACACAGTATGGACTGTTGATGGCGAAGGTAACGCCAAGCGCAAGATTGTGCAGGTTGGCGTTCAGGCAAACGGAGATGTCCAAATTGTAGATGGACTTAGCGATGGCGACGTCGTGATGGTCGAAGGTCAGTCCAAGATGAACGACGGCGACAAGGTTCTCATCGTAGAATAA
- a CDS encoding efflux RND transporter permease subunit has protein sequence MIKASIYKPITMLMVILTVVVFGIYTYRMMVVDLMPKFDIPVVTAVVVYPGANPEEIESTIIKPAEEQVELVDGIDYVQSICMENYGIIVAMFNMGINVDVAANDVRAKVEQAAADFPDAAEAPIISKVDINASAIMSISFTGPANSTELRQKVEDDIQPLFTSVPGVASVDIFGGTTRQISVELDKDMLKNRGVDIATMMGMYGASNINNPVGEVIGKRKNTSVRTAGKFRSLDEIRNLDLPTASGVIKLGEVAKVKDTVKTITSASRFNGINSVSLDIKKRSDANVVEVAQGVIKRLNEVNKTLPPGFELHLVYDKSEAVSESIDNVIQNIIVAILLTSVLLLLFLGKLSTMLIAALTMPISVVGSFTLMYFAGFGINMMSLMALSSAVGLLVTNSIVVLENINAKLQEGLDPKEAAYKGTSEIMVAIMASTLTNVCVFVPIAFMKSIVGIFFKTYGMTMVFATVVSLLITFTLTPLMAAYLFKGKKRDENGNIIEEKPGIIGRIFGAIMGIFPAIMNGVRFVYLKTLSFALSIFGVIFQVGALVAMVMFVGYMVKNHMTVELSPRQDQGMMAVTLEMPVGTNIETTDSVTKIIESRLKGIPEISQYSVTVGGESGFTSVNQAKMRYKMIKRWEGRTRSTDEIVDSIRPYLADIPDAYISVKSTSASEMSNNSAGDVVLEVSGLYADSVIKAADILKAAVAEKIEGVVEIKSSYEAGKPEIRMIPNRQAMADYGTTVQQMATYNYIAVSGYEAGTYSENGEEYDVYFRMQEKDRATHADIEDLPMLTPKGYVSAKELFFIEDGAGPTKIERKRKRTRIDVSMNLLPGHTTGEIMGKVGALAAEMKDQLPEGVTTGFGGNADMQNDMVEEFIAAIIMAILMTYILLVALLESFAQPFIIMTTIPMGAIGVFLGLIFTGKALSMIALMAIVMLIGVVVNNAILLLDEANRLLRSGAMGRRSAVMTAAKSKFQAIVLATLASVVAQLPLAFAMGGDVAAMTQPMGIASVGGLIVSAILTMYLIPTFFWLPNAIFGKVKKGAKAVANKVKRNKND, from the coding sequence ATGATTAAGGCAAGTATTTACAAACCAATCACCATGCTCATGGTCATCTTGACCGTGGTGGTGTTCGGTATCTACACCTACCGTATGATGGTGGTGGACTTGATGCCGAAATTCGATATTCCCGTTGTAACCGCAGTGGTTGTCTACCCTGGTGCAAACCCGGAAGAAATCGAATCTACAATTATTAAGCCCGCCGAAGAACAGGTGGAACTGGTGGACGGTATCGACTACGTGCAGTCCATCTGTATGGAAAACTACGGCATTATCGTTGCCATGTTTAACATGGGCATCAACGTTGACGTGGCCGCAAACGACGTCCGCGCCAAGGTGGAACAGGCTGCAGCCGACTTCCCCGATGCAGCCGAAGCTCCCATCATTTCCAAGGTGGACATTAACGCTTCTGCAATTATGTCCATTTCCTTCACCGGTCCCGCAAACTCTACCGAACTCCGCCAGAAGGTGGAAGACGACATTCAGCCGCTCTTCACTTCCGTTCCCGGCGTTGCTAGCGTCGATATCTTCGGTGGTACCACCCGTCAGATTTCTGTGGAATTGGACAAGGACATGCTCAAGAACCGTGGCGTAGATATCGCTACCATGATGGGTATGTACGGAGCCTCTAACATCAACAACCCTGTGGGTGAAGTCATCGGTAAGCGCAAGAATACTTCTGTGCGTACTGCCGGTAAGTTCCGCAGCCTCGATGAAATCCGCAACCTGGACCTCCCCACCGCTTCTGGCGTTATCAAGCTGGGCGAAGTCGCAAAGGTGAAGGACACCGTCAAGACCATTACTTCTGCATCTCGTTTCAACGGCATCAACTCTGTTTCTCTGGATATCAAAAAGCGCTCTGACGCAAACGTGGTGGAAGTCGCCCAGGGTGTGATCAAGCGTCTGAATGAAGTCAACAAGACTCTGCCTCCTGGTTTCGAACTCCATCTGGTTTACGACAAGTCTGAAGCAGTGAGCGAATCTATCGACAACGTGATTCAGAACATTATCGTCGCAATTCTCTTGACCTCCGTCTTGTTGCTCCTGTTCCTGGGTAAGCTTTCAACCATGCTTATCGCAGCACTGACCATGCCGATTTCCGTGGTGGGTTCCTTTACCCTCATGTACTTCGCCGGTTTCGGTATCAACATGATGAGTTTGATGGCTCTTTCTTCTGCAGTGGGTCTGTTGGTGACCAACTCCATCGTGGTGCTTGAAAATATTAACGCCAAGTTGCAAGAAGGCCTTGATCCCAAGGAAGCTGCCTATAAGGGTACTTCTGAAATCATGGTGGCCATTATGGCTTCTACCCTCACCAACGTTTGCGTGTTCGTGCCTATTGCATTCATGAAGTCCATCGTGGGTATCTTCTTCAAGACCTACGGTATGACCATGGTGTTCGCAACGGTTGTGTCCCTCCTCATCACCTTCACTCTTACCCCGCTGATGGCAGCCTACCTGTTCAAGGGCAAGAAGCGTGACGAGAATGGCAACATCATCGAAGAAAAGCCTGGCATTATCGGTCGAATCTTTGGTGCCATCATGGGCATCTTCCCCGCCATCATGAACGGTGTTCGCTTTGTCTACCTCAAGACCCTTAGCTTTGCACTCTCCATTTTCGGTGTGATTTTCCAGGTTGGCGCCCTTGTCGCCATGGTGATGTTCGTGGGCTACATGGTAAAGAACCACATGACTGTGGAACTTTCTCCCCGTCAGGACCAGGGTATGATGGCCGTGACTTTGGAAATGCCTGTGGGTACCAATATCGAAACAACGGATAGCGTTACCAAGATCATTGAATCCCGCCTGAAGGGCATTCCCGAAATCAGCCAGTACAGTGTGACGGTGGGTGGCGAAAGCGGCTTTACCTCCGTAAATCAGGCCAAGATGCGTTACAAGATGATCAAGCGCTGGGAAGGCCGTACCCGCAGTACCGACGAAATCGTGGACTCCATCCGTCCTTACCTGGCTGATATTCCTGATGCCTACATTTCCGTCAAGAGTACCTCCGCTTCCGAAATGAGCAACAACTCCGCCGGTGACGTGGTGCTTGAAGTTAGCGGTCTCTACGCCGACTCCGTCATCAAGGCTGCCGACATTCTCAAGGCAGCCGTTGCAGAAAAGATTGAAGGTGTTGTGGAAATCAAGTCCAGCTACGAAGCCGGTAAACCTGAAATTCGTATGATTCCGAACCGTCAGGCCATGGCCGACTACGGAACTACCGTCCAGCAGATGGCAACCTACAACTATATTGCTGTTAGCGGTTATGAAGCAGGTACCTATTCTGAAAACGGCGAAGAATACGACGTCTACTTCCGTATGCAGGAAAAAGACCGCGCCACTCACGCCGACATCGAAGACCTCCCCATGCTGACCCCCAAGGGTTACGTTTCTGCAAAGGAACTCTTCTTCATCGAAGATGGAGCAGGCCCCACCAAGATTGAACGTAAGCGTAAGCGCACTCGAATCGACGTTTCTATGAACTTGCTCCCGGGTCACACCACTGGTGAAATCATGGGTAAGGTTGGCGCTCTCGCTGCCGAAATGAAGGACCAGCTTCCTGAAGGTGTTACCACGGGCTTCGGCGGTAACGCAGACATGCAGAACGACATGGTGGAAGAATTTATCGCAGCAATCATCATGGCTATCCTCATGACCTACATCTTGCTGGTTGCCTTGCTCGAAAGCTTCGCACAGCCCTTCATCATCATGACTACCATTCCTATGGGTGCAATCGGTGTGTTCCTGGGCCTCATCTTTACAGGCAAGGCTCTGTCCATGATTGCATTGATGGCTATCGTGATGCTTATCGGTGTGGTGGTGAACAACGCTATTCTATTGCTTGACGAAGCAAACCGACTGCTACGAAGCGGTGCCATGGGACGACGTTCCGCTGTGATGACCGCAGCAAAGTCCAAGTTCCAGGCCATCGTGCTTGCAACACTTGCTTCCGTTGTGGCTCAGCTTCCGCTGGCATTTGCAATGGGTGGTGATGTGGCAGCAATGACCCAGCCTATGGGTATCGCTTCTGTGGGTGGTTTGATTGTGTCTGCAATCCTTACCATGTACCTGATTCCTACCTTCTTCTGGTTGCCCAACGCCATCTTCGGCAAGGTCAAGAAGGGCGCCAAGGCTGTGGCAAACAAGGTAAAGCGCAACAAGAACGACTAA